One genomic segment of Ricinus communis isolate WT05 ecotype wild-type chromosome 5, ASM1957865v1, whole genome shotgun sequence includes these proteins:
- the LOC8286613 gene encoding uncharacterized protein LOC8286613: MADNTTYYTKHQQQNQANNNNNPSKFYSHFLYKALIVTIFLVILPLFPSQAPEFINQTLNTRGWEFLHLIFVGIAVSYGLFSRRNDETEKDNSSNSKFDNAQSYVSRFLQVSSVFDDDADSPSKSDVSNSTSVQTWNNQYYRNEPVVVVAEEQHPAFDQEQRSTGSRIGEKPLLLPIRSLKSRVLDADGNEISKESISSVSASISRTNSNLGSKRFSSKSRNGEFGGLQHQDLEDKIKDNVVLPSPIPWRSRSGRMEMKEAKEETDSPPLYTLPPSMEESEFNRFFRSQVSRSPRSNSTASSPKLSPSPSMSSPKKLSPPPSFSAETQAKSAEDFVRRKSFHRSPPPPPPPPPPFPQLIRKSRSMKPGSSEIGNRDSVGRDFKRSFTSEPKEMNWVGNSSMKKSIRTTRSNDSFAMASKEKEFDDVINSKTEKKFDQAAFKTNRDRVTFMPQPTYMEYPKEEKEEFVEKLVLESDEDLEETEDDLDGAADDNDNDNDDIAGNSFVASTSASTNNEEPNSGNVSDGGPDVDKKADEFIAKFREQIRLQRIESIKKSSGQIHRKASR; encoded by the coding sequence ATGGCAGATAACACAACCTACTACACCAAACACCAACAGCAGAACcaagcaaataacaataataatccAAGTAAGTTCTACTCTCATTTTCTCTACAAAGCTCTTATAGTTACCATCTTTTTAGTTATACTCCCTCTCTTTCCTTCACAAGCTCCTGAGTTCATCAACCAAACACTAAACACTAGAGGCTGGGAATTTCTTCACCTTATTTTTGTTGGAATAGCTGTTTCTTACGGTCTTTTTAGCCGCAGAAATGATGAAACGGAAAAGGATAATAGCAGCAATTCTAAATTTGATAATGCTCAATCATATGTCTCTAGATTCCTTCAAGTTTCATCGGTTTTCGATGATGATGCTGATAGCCCTTCCAAGTCTGATGTGAGCAACAGTACTAGTGTTCAGACATGGAATAATCAGTACTACAGGAATGAGCCTGTGGTTGTTGTAGCTGAAGAACAACATCCTGCTTTTGACCAAGAACAGAGAAGTACTGGCTCAAGAATCGGCGAGAAACCACTCTTGTTGCCTATTAGGAGCTTAAAATCGCGTGTTTTGGACGCGGATGGTAACGAAATTAGTAAAGAATCAATTTCTAGTGTTTCTGCTTCTATTAGTAGGACTAATTCTAACTTAGGTTCTAAAAGATTCTCAAGTAAAAGCAGAAATGGTGAATTTGGTGGGTTACAACATCAAGATTTGGAAGATAAGATTAAGGATAATGTAGTGCTTCCTTCTCCAATTCCGTGGAGATCAAGATCTGGCAGAATGGAAATGAAGGAAGCTAAAGAAGAAACTGATAGTCCTCCTTTGTACACTCTGCCTCCTTCCATGGAAGAATCTGAATTCAACAGGTTTTTCAGAAGCCAAGTGTCTCGATCACCACGATCCAATTCAACAGCTTCTTCTCCGAAACTGTCCCCTTCACCTTCCATGTCTTCGCCGAAGAAGTTATCGCCTCCACCTTCTTTCTCTGCAGAGACACAAGCCAAAAGTGCAGAGGATTTTGTCAGGAGGAAAAGCTTTCACAGGTCTCCGCCTCCCCCTCCACCTCCTCCACCACCTTTTCCCCAACTGATTCGAAAGTCAAGGTCAATGAAACCGGGTTCTAGTGAAATTGGTAATAGAGATTCTGTTGGAAGAGATTTCAAACGGAGTTTCACAAGTGAGCCTAAAGAAATGAATTGGGTTGGTAATTCATCAATGAAAAAATCAATTAGGACAACTAGAAGCAATGATTCTTTTGCTATGGCAAGCAAGGAGAAAGAATTTGATGATGTAATCAACAGCAAGACAGAGAAGAAATTTGATCAAGCAGCATTCAAGACGAATCGCGACAGAGTAACTTTTATGCCACAGCCAACTTACATGGAGTATCCGaaggaagagaaagaagaatttgTTGAGAAATTAGTCTTGGAATCTGACGAGGACTTGGAGGAGACTGAGGATGATCTCGATGGTGCTGCTgatgataatgataatgataatgatgACATTGCAGGAAATTCTTTTGTTGCGAGCACTTCAGCGAGCACAAATAATGAAGAACCCAATTCTGGCAATGTAAGTGATGGAGGACCCGACGTGGATAAGAAAGCTGATGAGTTCATAGCCAAATTCAGAGAGCAGATCAGGCTTCAAAGAATAGAATCTATCAAGAAATCAAGTGGACAGATACATAGAAAGGCTTCaaggtaa
- the LOC8286611 gene encoding homeobox-leucine zipper protein HAT4, whose protein sequence is MRGEKEDLGLGLSLSFPQNYSSLQLNLMPSSANSSSPSAFNPQKPSSWNETFPSSDPSTDPCRAETRSFLRGIDVNRLPATADCEEEAGVSSPNSTISSVSGKRSEREGINGEEHEHDMERASSRGISDEEDGDTSRKKLRLSKDQSAILEESFKEHNTLNPKQKLALAKQLGLRPRQVEVWFQNRRARTKLKQTEVDCEFLKRCCENLTEENRRLQKEVQELRALKLSPQFYMQMTPPTTLTMCPSCERVAVPPTSSSTVDHPRPHHQMGPTTQHHHHGHHHHRPMPINPWAPSATPIAQGGPFDALRPRS, encoded by the exons atgagGGGGGAGAAAGAAGATTTGGGTTTGGGCTTAAGCTTGAGTTTTCCTCAAAACTACAGTTCTTTGCAGCTTAATCTCATGCCTTCTTCTGCtaattcttcttctccttctgcTTTTAATCCTCAAAAGCCTTCATCATGGAATGAGACCTTTCCTTCTTCAG ATCCAAGCACTGATCCTTGCCGTGCCGAAACAAGATCATTCTTGAGAGGAATCGATGTGAATAGGCTACCAGCAACAGCTGATTGCGAAGAGGAAGCAGGCGTATCATCACCCAACAGCACGATATCAAGTGTAAGTGGAAAGAGAAGTGAGAGGGAAGGGATTAATGGGGAAGAACATGAGCATGACATGGAAAGAGCTTCTTCTCGTGGAATCAGCGATGAAGAAGACGGTGACACTTCAAGAAAGAAGCTTAGGCTATCTAAAGATCAGTCTGCTATTCTGGAAGAAAGCTTTAAGGAGCATAACACTCTCAATCCA AAGCAAAAGTTGGCATTGGCTAAGCAGTTGGGGTTGAGGCCACGACAAGTGGAGGTGTGGTTTCAGAACAGAAGGGCAAG gACCAAGCTGAAGCAGACTGAGGTTGACTGTGAGTTCTTGAAGAGATGTTGTGAGAATTTAACAGAAGAAAACAGACGGTTGCAAAAAGAAGTTCAGGAGCTGAGAGCACTGAAACTTTCCCCACAATTCTACATGCAAATGACCCCACCAACCACTCTTACCATGTGCCCCTCATGTGAGCGTGTCGCGGTCCCACCAACTTCATCATCAACCGTAGATCATCCGAGGCCCCACCATCAGATGGGTCCTACTACACAGCATCACCACCACGGCCATCACCACCATCGGCCCATGCCCATCAACCCATGGGCACCATCAGCTACCCCCATCGCACAAGGAGGACCGTTTGATGCCCTACGTCCTCGATCGTAA